The proteins below come from a single Harpia harpyja isolate bHarHar1 chromosome 2, bHarHar1 primary haplotype, whole genome shotgun sequence genomic window:
- the RNF175 gene encoding LOW QUALITY PROTEIN: RING finger protein 175 (The sequence of the model RefSeq protein was modified relative to this genomic sequence to represent the inferred CDS: deleted 2 bases in 1 codon; substituted 4 bases at 4 genomic stop codons), with translation MKNTQIKHTFPCTARSPAYLSPVVITLCSPLWGHGAPRSTFSWMSRYLSSAIEGISQERSHRDSRMDGLIVPQENDLLSTEEQWKLQHWKMHAKHHGCEAMHMEMALVLIAALVVAQMIVLVQWKQRRCXTXSLVTLLQMWVVHLYFTVRFYWWRSLPTWGMVSVITSYINFRATCKPLLGRTPQLVYKWFLLIXVDLSYAIGIVGYLAIMFTMFGFNLFFRTESDDSMDFAVTLLFYGLYYGMMGRDFAETCSDYMAPTISFYNISGIPTTNLSNNICAVCTQKIFVDINEEGIIENTYQLSCNHVFHESCICGWCTVGKNQTCSHCPEKVDLKRMLNKIRWNAHILYGXLLDWLCYLVVWQSVVIGIVQGINYSLALEQDSDH, from the exons ATGAAGAACACACAGATAAAGCACACCTTCCCCTGCACGGCCAGGTCTCCCGCGTATCTCAGCCCCGTTGTTATAACCCTGTGTTCCCCCCTCTGGGGCCATGGTGCGCCTCGCTCAACCTTCTCTTGGATGTCTCGCTACCTCTCTTCAGCCATCGAGGGCATCAGCCAAGAGCGGAGCCACCGTGACTCAAGAATGGACGGTCTCATCGTCCCCCAG GAAAATGATTTATTATCAACAGAGGAACAATGGAA gttgcaACATTGGAAGATGCATGCAAAGCACCATGGCTGTGAAGCAATGCATATGGAGATGGCTCTTGTTCTCATTGCAGCCTTGGTTGTTGCCCAGATGattgtgcttgttcagtggaAGCAAAGACGCTGTTGAACATAGAGT TTAGTCACACTGCTGCAGATGTGGGTTGTTCATCTTTATTTCACTGTCAGATTTTACTGGTGGAGATCCCTGCCCACGTGGGGAATGGTCTCAGTTATTACCAGTTACATCAATTTCAGAGCAACCTGCAAGCCTCTCTTGGGAAGAACACCACA GTTGGTCTACAAATGGTTCCTCCTGATCTGAGTTGAT CTGAGTTATGCAATTGGGATTGTGGGTTATCTAGCCATAATGTTTACCATGTTTGGATTTAATTTATTCTTTAG AACGGAGTCTGATGACTCCATGGATTTTGCTGTGACACTGCTTTTTTATGGACTGTACTATGGAATGATGGGAAGAGACTTTGCAGAGACTTGTTCTGACTACATGGCCCCCACCATCAGT TTTTACAACATCAGTGGCATACCAACAACAAATTTGTCCAACAACATCTGTGCAGTCTGCACACAGAAAATTTTTGTGGATATAAATGAAGAAGGGATCATCGAAAATACCTACCAGCTGTCCTGTAATCATGT GTTTCATGAATCCTGCATCTGTGGTTGGTGCACTGTTGGCAAAAACCAGACTTGCTCACACTGCCCTGAAAAAGTTGATTTGAAGAGGATGTTAAATAAA ATTAGGTGGAATGCACACATATTGTATGGATGACTTTTGGACTGGCTCTGCTATCTGGTGGTTTGGCAATCAGTTGTTATAGGCATCGTCCAAGGCATTAATTACTCACTGGCTCTAGAACAGGACTCAGATCATTAG